Within Enterobacter sp. RHBSTW-00175, the genomic segment TGCCCCGTAACGCTTCTGCCCGAAGAATGCCTGCCACGGATCCGGCGTGACGTAATCCGTAATGTTCAGCACGCCGCTATCCACCGCAGAAACCAGCACGTTGACTTTCTGCGGTACCGCGCCCTCTTTCACGCTGGCTTTCACTTTCACCGACAGCGTCTGATTTGGGCGCATTTTTTGCGGATTATCGAGCGCAATATTCAGGCGACGATTCTCGTCCCCCATTGGCAGGTGCAGCAGCCCAACGGCGCGTTTTGGTGTGGCCGATTTAGATTTATCGCCCGGACGCACCACCAGCGTGCTGAGATAAAGATCGTGACGTTTCCAGGCTTTATCCACCGGGATCGCCAGATCAAGACCGTTGGCCGGAACATCGATTTCCTTCCACCACAGCGGCCCTTCGCTGGATTCAATCATCGCGTAGCCTTTGCCTGCGGCAGGTGCGGCAATGTGCAGATTGATGGTGTCGCCAGGCTGATAGGCCGGTTTATCCAGCTTCAGCGTCACGCGGTCGGGACGCGCCGCACCGGTACCATCGCTGTTGTCCTGCCAGCTGTAGCCGGCCCAGAAACGCACACTACTGACCGTATCATCTGGCGCTTTGACCTCCAGACGATAAGAGCCCCACTCCACCGGGAAGGTCACTTTACCGGTCTGATCGGCGGCGATATCGAGTGATTGCTCACCTTCAACCAGATCTTTTTGATCAAATTGAGACTGCCATCCGTCCGTTTCGGACCAGTTCCAGAAGTAATCCCGGCGTTCGCGGATAAGCCGAACCTGTAGCCCTGAAACTGCTTTTTTCGCTCCGCTGGCATCGGCATAGACGATATCAAAACCGGCGTTGCTGTTTTCATCAACAATAGGCTGATTGACGGTGGTGTCTGTGCGGTAGTCATACACTGCTTTGCTGGCAAACTCCGGGCGGATCCCCGGCAGGGTTTGCGCTGGCCAGATGGCCTGCTCTGCGCGACGCGTCACCGGACGGCCGCCGGATTCCAGCAGGCTGGCTTGCAGGATCACCTGTAACGGCGAGTGCGCCTCTTTCCACTGACTTTCCGCTGATACCTCACCCCGGCCCTGCTCGTTAAGCGTGAGCTGTACTTCATCCAGGCTACGCGTCAGGTTCTCTTCAGCGATATCCCCGAACTGGAAGCCCGGCAGTGCCGACACGGCCTCACGCAGAGGACGCAGGAATAGCTGACCTTGCAGGCTGTTTCCGTTGGCGGGTGCGCCATAGAGGTAATAACCCGTTACATCAAACCTGACGTCATCAGCCGGGGAAACCGGCGTTTTTTGCCCTGAGAGATTTAACGCCATGCGCTCCGGCATAAAATCTTCGACGTGGAAATCCCACATCCGTTGCAGGTTATCGCCGGTATTGGCGCGAATATGCCACATACCGGTTTGCGCCCCGCTGTCCAGCGGATAGGTAAAGCGATACAAACCGTTTTCCGGCTGAACCACCAGGGTGCGCGCAACCTGCCCGTCCGGGCGCAGCACATCAAGTTTGACCGGTTGTGCAGGCAGTGGCTTACCGTCACTGTCACGGAGCAGGCCATTGAGAATAACGGTTTCACCCGGGCGATAGAGATCGCGCGGGCCAAACATAAAGAACTGTTTGCTGTAACCAGGCGCGCCGGCGATATCAAACTCAGCCAGATCCAGCGCCGGAAGTTTCAGGTCGAGCAGGGTTGTCTGCCCGTCTTTTCGCGCCAGTATTAACGCGGCTTCTTTATCAGTCTCCAGTCTGGCGTGTCCGTCACCATCGCTGGTGCCTTGCGCCAGCGTCTGCCCTTTATCATTGAGTAATGAGACCTCAATACCGGACTGTGCCGCGCCGTTTTCCAGGCTCTGGGTAAAGATATCGAGGCGATTATGATAACGGTGAGCGGACAGACCAATGTCGCTCAGGGTAAACAGGGTGGCCGCATTGCTGTAGTTGTAATGTCCCGCCTGGTTCATCACGGCGATATACACGCCAGACTGTTGCAGCGGTTTGATATCACTCAGGGGCAGCAGCAGTTTTTCGCGCGTGTTTCGCGCCGGGTTAAGATCAAAACGGCCGGTATAGACCAGATCGGCCATTTTGAGCAGATTGTCAGACTCCCAGTTGGTGAGCGAGTTACGGTATTCCCACTGGCTGACAAACGATGCCAGAGATTCAGGCTTCACGCGGTAGAAGTTCACATCCACGTTGTTGACGTTGAGCGCCATCACCGGCAGCCCTTCCACCACTTTTCCTGGCAGAAGCGAGCCGCGGCTGGCAAAACCGACAGTCGGTTCGACATCCCGGGTGGTGATCGCTTTTTCGTAATCGATGCCAAATGTGGCTTTGTTCAGCGCCAGCAGGTCGCGTTCGACGGTAATCACCAGATTGCGGTTCGGCTCGAGGTGACGCAAGCGCAGCTCTTTCAGATTGGGCGCCAACTCCCATGCGCCATCCACTTTACCGCTTTTCTTATCAACGACATGAACGGTACGCGCAAAATCCTGATCGGGATTGAGTGGGACAGAGAATGTCAGAACTAACGTAGCCGCTCCGTCGAGCTGGATTTCAGAGGCATCCAGTAAGGTGAGAGGTTTACCCTGACTGGCAGACGCCAGCTTCGCCAGTTGCGCGCTATCGGGTTTTACCGGAGTGTTCTCTTTCGATGAACTGGCGGTTGCAGAAGGTGCCGGGGCCGAAGCCTGTGGTTTTTCGTCGCTGTTATCACAGCCGACAAGCGTAAAAGCGGTAAGCAGCGCGAGTGAGATCGCGGCTAAGCGGAACGGTTTCATCCTTTATCCCTGGCCCATTGAGCCTGTTGGTCGTCATCCGGGTAAGTATTATCCGCAAGTTTCATTAATACAAAAAGTCTAAATTGAGATTCTGGAAAGCACCTCGCAAAGAGGTGATACCTCACAACCGGTGCTGCAACGCCGATCACACCATCAAACGTCACATGTTACCTTTCACGTCATTTGTTTTTAAAACAAGCGGATAGCTGGATGAACCCGCCAGTTGCCTGCTAGTTTAAGGCCCAAGACGCACACCGAGTGCGCGGTTCAATAAGAGAGATAGCCATGAAACGAGCCGTGAACGCCTTACAAAATTTCGGAAAATCATTGTACGGACCGGTACTTATCTTACCGATTGTCGGCCTTTTTATCGCCCTGGGTAACGTGCTGGGTAACGGTAACCTGGCAGACTATCTGCCATTCCTCGGCCACCCGTTAATCCAGAATCTGGGTCAACTTATCGCCAAATCTGCCGTATCAGTGCTGGTTAACCTGGCGCTGGTCTTTGCCGTGGGTATCCCGATTGGCCTGGCGACCCGTGATAAAGGCTACGCCGCCCTGATTGGTCTGGTGACCTTTGTGGTGTTTATCAATGCTATGAACGTCACGCTGCAGTTGCAGGGCGAGCTTGCTCCGGCAGACCAGATGAAAGCGGCCGGACAAGCCATGGTGCTGGGGGTTCAGGTTCTGGAGATGGGCGTTTTTGCCGGGATCCTGACCGGGGCTATCTCCGGCTACCTGTACAACAAATACGCCAGCGTACAGTTTAATGGCGCGATGGCGATTTATTCCGGCCACTGTTTTGTCGCCATTGTGATGCTTCCCGTTTCCATGCTCCTCGGCGTGGTAATGAGTGAACTCTGGCCATTTGCCCAACATGGCATTAGCACCCTGGCGCTGGTGATAAAAGACTCTGGTCCGTTCGGTGTGGCCATTTACGGTTTCCTTGAACGCATTCTGGTGCCAACCGGTTTGCATCATCTGGTTTACACGCCGTTCCTGTATACCGAACTGGGCGGGACACAAGAGGTCTGCGGTGCAACCTACCAGGGTGCGCGCAATATCTACTTTGCCGAGATGGCTTGCCCGCAGGTGAAACAGCTCAGCAGCACGGTAGTGTGGGATGCGCGTGGCATCAGCAAGATGTTTGGCCTGCCTGCGGCGGCGCTGGCGATGTATATGACCGCGAAGCCAGAACGCAAGGCTGCGGCAAAAGCGATTCTTATCCCGGCCGCACTGACCTCTCTGCTGGTGGGGGTGACCGAACCGATTGAGTTCTCGTTCCTGTTTGTTGCCCCCCTGCTGTTCGTGGTGCACGCGGTACTGACCGGCATCGGCATGATGCTCTTCTCGCTGTTTGGCGTTCATGCAATTGGCGCTAACGGGATTATTGATTTCATTCTTTACAACCTGC encodes:
- a CDS encoding alpha-2-macroglobulin, with translation MKPFRLAAISLALLTAFTLVGCDNSDEKPQASAPAPSATASSSKENTPVKPDSAQLAKLASASQGKPLTLLDASEIQLDGAATLVLTFSVPLNPDQDFARTVHVVDKKSGKVDGAWELAPNLKELRLRHLEPNRNLVITVERDLLALNKATFGIDYEKAITTRDVEPTVGFASRGSLLPGKVVEGLPVMALNVNNVDVNFYRVKPESLASFVSQWEYRNSLTNWESDNLLKMADLVYTGRFDLNPARNTREKLLLPLSDIKPLQQSGVYIAVMNQAGHYNYSNAATLFTLSDIGLSAHRYHNRLDIFTQSLENGAAQSGIEVSLLNDKGQTLAQGTSDGDGHARLETDKEAALILARKDGQTTLLDLKLPALDLAEFDIAGAPGYSKQFFMFGPRDLYRPGETVILNGLLRDSDGKPLPAQPVKLDVLRPDGQVARTLVVQPENGLYRFTYPLDSGAQTGMWHIRANTGDNLQRMWDFHVEDFMPERMALNLSGQKTPVSPADDVRFDVTGYYLYGAPANGNSLQGQLFLRPLREAVSALPGFQFGDIAEENLTRSLDEVQLTLNEQGRGEVSAESQWKEAHSPLQVILQASLLESGGRPVTRRAEQAIWPAQTLPGIRPEFASKAVYDYRTDTTVNQPIVDENSNAGFDIVYADASGAKKAVSGLQVRLIRERRDYFWNWSETDGWQSQFDQKDLVEGEQSLDIAADQTGKVTFPVEWGSYRLEVKAPDDTVSSVRFWAGYSWQDNSDGTGAARPDRVTLKLDKPAYQPGDTINLHIAAPAAGKGYAMIESSEGPLWWKEIDVPANGLDLAIPVDKAWKRHDLYLSTLVVRPGDKSKSATPKRAVGLLHLPMGDENRRLNIALDNPQKMRPNQTLSVKVKASVKEGAVPQKVNVLVSAVDSGVLNITDYVTPDPWQAFFGQKRYGADIYDIYGQVIEGQGRMAALRFGGDGDELKRGGKPPVNHVTIIAQQAQPVELDANGEGTITMPIGDFNGELRLMAQAWTEDDFGSSESKVIVAAPVIAELNTPRFLASGDTSRLTLDVTNLTDQPQTLNVALTASGLLSLESAQPQPVKLAPGVRTTLFIPVRALAGYGDGEITAQVTGLVLPGETFAPQQKSWKIGVRPAFPAQTVNTGAMLNSGESWTAPAQHINGLSPETLQGQLLLSGKPPLNLARYIRELQAYPYGCLEQTTSGLFPSLYTNAAQLTALGIKGDSDDKRRAAIDIGISRLLQMQRDNGGFALWDKNGQEEYWLTAYVTDFLVRAGEQGYSVPADAINNANNRLLRYLQDPGMMSIRYSDDTQASKFAVQAYAALVLARQQKAPLGALREIWDRHGQAASGLPLMQLGMALKLMGDAPRSQQALDLAIKTLRNDSKNWMADYGSALRDNALMLSLLEEYKLLPDVQNTLLNTLSEQAFSQRWLSTQESNALFLAGRLLPTLSGAWQATTSLADKPLSGDNVQVQNVNSDQLGALQVTNTGTTPLWIRLDSTGYPENAPQPSSSVLQIERHILATDGSTKSLSSLKSGELVLVWLDVKASQNVPDALVVDLLPAGLELENQNLANSSASLQDSGSEVQNLLTQMQQADIQHMEFRDDRFVAAVPVSDGQPVTLVYLARAVTPGTYQVPAPMVESMYVPQWRATGAASGPLIVVP
- a CDS encoding PTS transporter subunit EIIC, encoding MKRAVNALQNFGKSLYGPVLILPIVGLFIALGNVLGNGNLADYLPFLGHPLIQNLGQLIAKSAVSVLVNLALVFAVGIPIGLATRDKGYAALIGLVTFVVFINAMNVTLQLQGELAPADQMKAAGQAMVLGVQVLEMGVFAGILTGAISGYLYNKYASVQFNGAMAIYSGHCFVAIVMLPVSMLLGVVMSELWPFAQHGISTLALVIKDSGPFGVAIYGFLERILVPTGLHHLVYTPFLYTELGGTQEVCGATYQGARNIYFAEMACPQVKQLSSTVVWDARGISKMFGLPAAALAMYMTAKPERKAAAKAILIPAALTSLLVGVTEPIEFSFLFVAPLLFVVHAVLTGIGMMLFSLFGVHAIGANGIIDFILYNLPLGTEKSNWPMYLVVGLIMFVLYFVVFRFLILRFNMKTPGREDDEQETRLYSKHEYQAKGNNEGLGGSIVSGLGGRENIEAVDNCYTRLRVTVKNVEIIDEPCLKATGAKGIIKQGNNVQVVYGLHVKKMREAVETFL